The genomic stretch CGCTGGATTTTGTCACCGCAGCAGGTGATCAGGCCGAGCGGGCGATGTACCTGCGCGGCCGTGTGATTGCCCATGAGCTGCGCGCGATTGGCGTCGACAGCAACTGTGCGCCGATGGTCGATGTGGCCTGTGACAACAGCCACCCGTTCCTGCGCAACCGTTGCTATGGCACGGACGCGGGCACAGTGGCCACGCTGGGCCGTGCCCACGCGCAGGGGATGCTGGACGGCGGCGTGCTGCCGGTGGTCAAACACATTCCCGGCCATGGTCGCGCCACTCAGGACAGCCATTTCGACCTGCCCACCGTCGCCGCGCCGCGTGCCGATCTGGATGCACAGGATTTTGCGCCCTTCAAGGCGTTGAACGATCTGCCGATGGGGATGACCGCGCATCTGGTCTATGATGCCATTGATGCCGCCCCCGCGACCCTGTCGCCCAAGGTGATGGATGTGATCCGCACCGACATCGGGTTCGACGGGTTGATCATGACCGATGATATTTCGATGAAGGCGCTCAGCGGATCGTTGGCCGATCTGTCGCGTGGTGCGCTGGATGCGGGCTGTGACGTGATCCTGCATTGCAACGGCACTTTGGCCGAACGCATGGAGGTCGCCGCCGCTGCGGGCGAAATGGGCGCAGAGGCGCAACGCCGCGCAGAAGCGGCATTGGCGGCACGCCATACGCCCGATGACATTGACATTTCCGCCGCTGACGCCGAACTTGAGAGCCTGTTAAAATAGGGCGCTGACGGGCGCGATTGCGCATGGCTGAAAATCTGTTCGAAGAAGACAAGGTCAGCGTCAGCGAACGGCTTGCAGCCGAGGCGCTGATTGTGGATGTCGACGGCTTTGAAGGGCCGCTGGACCTCTTGCTGACACTCAGCCGTACGCAAAAGGTCGATCTGCGCAAGGTCAGCGTGTTGCAGCTGGCCCGCCAGTATCTGGCCTTTGTGGAAAAGGCCAAGGCGCTGCGGCTGGAACTGGCTGCCGACTATCTGGTGATGGCCGCCTGGCTGGCCTTTCTGAAATCCCGTTTGCTGTTGCCGCCCGATCCCACCGAAGAGGGGCCATCGGGCGAGGAACTGGCCGCACACCTGGCGTTTCAGCTGGAGCGGTTGCAGGCCATGCGCGATGCCGCCGCACGGTTGATGGCGCGCGACCAGCTGGGCCGCGATTTCTTTGCGCGGGGGCAGTCGGAAATGGTGACGCGCGTGCGCAAGGTCACCTATTCGGCCACGCTGCTGGACCTGATGCAGGGCTATGCCCGTATCCGCACCCGCGACGATTTCCGCCCCTTTGTGATGGACCGCGACTCGGTTTTCACGATGGAGCAGGCGCTGGAGCGGATGCGTGGGCTGATCGGCTATGCGGGCGACTGGACCGAGATTTCCTCTTATCTGCCGGACGGCTGGGACGGGGATCCGGTGCGCCGACGCTCGGCCACGGCGGCGACTTTTGCGGCCTCGCTTGAACTGGTCAAGGAAGGGCATCTGGAGATCCGGCAATCGGAAATGTTCGCGCCGATCCAGTTGCGCAAGAAGGATTAAGTTTTTGTCGGAAGATATTGACCAGAAAGAAGAAAGCCTGTTCGAAGCACCCCCCATGGGTGAACAGGAACGCATGGTTGAAGCGATCCTGTTTGCCACCACCGAGCCGATCACCGTGCGCGAGCTTGAGGCGCGACTGCCCCACGGCTGCGACCCTGCCGAGGCGCTGGTGCATTTGCGCAAACGCTACGAGGGGCGCGGGGTCAGCGTGACGCGGGTGGGCGACGCCTGGGCCATACGCACGGCCCCCGATCTGGGCTTTCTGATGCAAAAGGAAACCGTCGAAACCCGCAAGCTGAGCCGTGCCGCCATCGAAACCCTTGCGATCATCGCCTATCACCAGCCCGTCACCCGCGCCGAGATCGAGGAAATCCGCGGTGTCAGCGTCAGCCGTGGCACGGTGGATCAATTGCTGGAACTGGAATGGATTCGTTTCGGGCGTCGCAAGATGACACCGGGGCGGCCCGTGACATTCGTGGTGACGCAGAATTTCCTGGACCACTTTGGATTGGAAAGCGCGCGCGATCTGCCGGGGCTGAAAGAACTGCGTGCTGCGGGCCTGTTGGAAAACCGCCCGCCGCCCGGTGGCGACGTGCTGCGTGACGATGACGAGGACGAAAGCACCGAGGGTCAAAGCGAACTTTTCGAGGACTGAGGCGAGACAAACCTGAAATTCGCCGCATTCACTGCTATATAGGGTGTAAAGCAGCAGGAGAGACGGCAATGAACGTCAATCAGATACTCAACATGATCATCAAACTGGTCATGCGCAAAGCCATCAACAAAGGCATTGATGCGGGCATCAAGGGGGCCAGCAAGATGGGCGGGCGGCACAAGCAGGGTGACGCCGAGGTGGATGAATATGGTCAGCCCACTGGGCAGGACGGACGTCCACGTCAAGGTGGCAACGGCCAAGGTAACGGCATGACCAAACAACAGGTCCGTCAGGCGCGGCAAGCGGCGCGTGTGGCAAAGCGTCTGGGCAAGATGTAAGCCGTTGGGATCAGGGCGTTTTGAAATGTTTCGACAGCTTCAGACCCTGACCCTGATAGTTTGACGCAATGCCCGCACCGTAAAGCTGCGTAGGCACTTCGGCCATTTTCTCATAGACCAGTCGCCCGACGATCTGCGCGTGTTCCAGCACAAAGGGCGCTTCGTGACAGCGCACTTCGAGCACGCCGCGCGAACCGGCGCCGCCTGCGGCGTCATGGCCAAAGCCGGGATCGAAGAAACCCGCGTAGTGCACACGGAATTCACCCACCATCGCCAGATAGGGGGCCATTTCGGCGGCGCAATCAGGCGGGATGTGCACCGCTTCGCGGCTGACCAGAATGTAGAACGCGCCGGGGTCCAGAATGATCTGGCCGGTGGCGCTGTGCACCTCTTCCCAATATTCGGCGGGGTCGTAGTGGCCGATCTTGTCCAGATCAATCACGCCGGTGTGCGGTTTGGCACGATAGCCCACCAGCGTGCCGCTTGCAGGGCGCAGATCGACGGAAAAGCCCAGACCGTCGTCGATCATTGCTTCGCCGTCCACCAGCACCTGATCGGCGTGCAGGGCGCGCAGGGCGTCGTCGTTCAGCACGGCCTGACCGTCGCGGAACCGGATCTGGTTCAGCCGCATACCGGGGCGGACGAGGACAGAGAACGAACGCGGGCAAATCTCGGCGTAAAGCGGGCCGGTGTAGCCGGGCGCGATGCGGTCGAATTCGGTGCCGCCATCGGTGATAAGACGGGTCAGCAGGTCCAGACGGCCCGTGGAGGATTTTGCATTGGCCACGGCCTGAATGCCGTCGGGCAGGGCCAGTGATTCCATCAGGGGGACGACATAAACCGCGCCCTTTTCCAGAACCGCGCCGTTCGACAGGTCAACGCGATGCATCTCGAATTCGCCCAGCCGGTCGGAAACCTTTGCGCCGTGGCCCGCAAGGAAAGAGGCCCGCACGCGGTAGGCGACAGTGCCAAGACGCAGGTCAAGGCTGGCAGGCTGGATTTGGGCGGGAATGATCGCGGGATCGCCCGACAGGGCACCCTGCGCAATCATCTGTTCAATCTGCTGGTTGGGAATCACGCCGGTCATAATATTCGCCCTTCAGATGCACAAACCGCCCGAACCCCATGCAGGGCCGGGCGGTGTGTTGTTGGTCGGGCTAGCAGGACTCGAACCTGCGACCTTCCGTCCCCCAGACGGACGCGCTACCAGGCTGCGCCATAGCCCGACTTGATGGGGTTCATACCCGATTTGACGGGTGCTGCAAGGGTAAATTGGCAAAGAGTCACTCTTAACTTCGCGGTTTGGGTCCGGCGGCCATCCGGTCGCGCAAAGCCGTCAGTTGCGCCAGCAGCGGGCGCAGCGATTCTTGCTGTTCGGGGGCAAGGCGTTTGACACG from Pseudosulfitobacter sp. DSM 107133 encodes the following:
- a CDS encoding ScpA family protein, with the translated sequence MAENLFEEDKVSVSERLAAEALIVDVDGFEGPLDLLLTLSRTQKVDLRKVSVLQLARQYLAFVEKAKALRLELAADYLVMAAWLAFLKSRLLLPPDPTEEGPSGEELAAHLAFQLERLQAMRDAAARLMARDQLGRDFFARGQSEMVTRVRKVTYSATLLDLMQGYARIRTRDDFRPFVMDRDSVFTMEQALERMRGLIGYAGDWTEISSYLPDGWDGDPVRRRSATAATFAASLELVKEGHLEIRQSEMFAPIQLRKKD
- the scpB gene encoding SMC-Scp complex subunit ScpB, giving the protein MSEDIDQKEESLFEAPPMGEQERMVEAILFATTEPITVRELEARLPHGCDPAEALVHLRKRYEGRGVSVTRVGDAWAIRTAPDLGFLMQKETVETRKLSRAAIETLAIIAYHQPVTRAEIEEIRGVSVSRGTVDQLLELEWIRFGRRKMTPGRPVTFVVTQNFLDHFGLESARDLPGLKELRAAGLLENRPPPGGDVLRDDDEDESTEGQSELFED
- the nagZ gene encoding beta-N-acetylhexosaminidase; this translates as MNFGATILDADGLRLTSDEIAFFRDVLPFGFILFARNIDNPDQVRALCADMRNAVGFECPITIDQEGGRVQRLRAPQWREWLPPLDFVTAAGDQAERAMYLRGRVIAHELRAIGVDSNCAPMVDVACDNSHPFLRNRCYGTDAGTVATLGRAHAQGMLDGGVLPVVKHIPGHGRATQDSHFDLPTVAAPRADLDAQDFAPFKALNDLPMGMTAHLVYDAIDAAPATLSPKVMDVIRTDIGFDGLIMTDDISMKALSGSLADLSRGALDAGCDVILHCNGTLAERMEVAAAAGEMGAEAQRRAEAALAARHTPDDIDISAADAELESLLK
- a CDS encoding 2'-deoxycytidine 5'-triphosphate deaminase, whose amino-acid sequence is MTGVIPNQQIEQMIAQGALSGDPAIIPAQIQPASLDLRLGTVAYRVRASFLAGHGAKVSDRLGEFEMHRVDLSNGAVLEKGAVYVVPLMESLALPDGIQAVANAKSSTGRLDLLTRLITDGGTEFDRIAPGYTGPLYAEICPRSFSVLVRPGMRLNQIRFRDGQAVLNDDALRALHADQVLVDGEAMIDDGLGFSVDLRPASGTLVGYRAKPHTGVIDLDKIGHYDPAEYWEEVHSATGQIILDPGAFYILVSREAVHIPPDCAAEMAPYLAMVGEFRVHYAGFFDPGFGHDAAGGAGSRGVLEVRCHEAPFVLEHAQIVGRLVYEKMAEVPTQLYGAGIASNYQGQGLKLSKHFKTP